The Micromonospora sp. NBC_01740 genome includes a window with the following:
- a CDS encoding transketolase family protein: MRDRFIETTTALLAEDPRTALVLADISADAFEPAAYRHPDRVLNVGIREQLLVGVAGGLALTGLRPIAHSYAPFLVERAYEQLKLDLDHQGVGAVLVSIGASYDRAAAGRTHLSPADVSLIDTLHGWTVHVPGHPDEVPALLRDAVAADGSAYLRLSTLHNARPYGGGGALRVVRDAGPGAPLLVAVGPVLDAAVAAVADLGVTVAYTHRPRPFDTAGLRALAGDAVILVEPYLVGTSARVVSAALADRPHRLLALGVGREELRRYGSAEDHTRWHGLDATGLRRSVANFLDAAPVPAGR, from the coding sequence GTGCGGGACCGTTTCATCGAGACCACCACCGCGCTGCTGGCGGAGGATCCGCGTACGGCCCTGGTGCTGGCCGACATCTCCGCCGACGCGTTCGAGCCGGCCGCGTACCGGCACCCGGACCGGGTGCTGAACGTCGGCATCCGGGAACAACTGCTGGTGGGTGTGGCCGGCGGGCTCGCCCTGACCGGGCTCCGGCCGATCGCGCACAGCTACGCCCCGTTCCTCGTCGAGCGGGCGTACGAGCAGCTCAAGCTCGACCTGGACCATCAGGGCGTGGGCGCGGTGCTGGTCAGCATCGGCGCGTCGTACGACCGGGCGGCCGCCGGCCGGACCCACCTGTCGCCGGCCGACGTCTCGCTGATCGACACCCTGCACGGCTGGACCGTGCACGTTCCCGGTCACCCCGACGAGGTGCCGGCGCTGCTGCGGGACGCGGTGGCCGCCGACGGCTCGGCGTACCTGCGGCTGTCGACGCTGCACAACGCCCGGCCGTACGGCGGCGGCGGCGCGCTGCGGGTCGTCCGGGATGCGGGGCCGGGCGCACCGCTGCTGGTCGCGGTGGGGCCGGTGCTGGACGCGGCGGTGGCTGCGGTGGCCGACCTGGGCGTGACGGTGGCCTACACCCACCGGCCGCGGCCGTTCGACACGGCGGGGCTGCGGGCGCTGGCCGGCGACGCGGTGATCCTGGTGGAGCCCTACCTGGTCGGTACGTCGGCCCGGGTGGTGTCGGCGGCCCTGGCCGACCGGCCGCACCGGCTGCTGGCGCTCGGCGTGGGACGGGAGGAGCTGCGCCGCTACGGCTCGGCCGAGGACCACACCCGCTGGCACGGGCTGGACGCCACCGGGCTGCGCCGTTCGGTCGCCAACTTCCTGGACGCGGCGCCGGTGCCGGCCGGCCGCTGA
- a CDS encoding glycosyltransferase family 2 protein produces the protein MKLSILMPVYNEEERIADALKQALAVDYPCEIELVVVDDGSRDGTGEVLGRADDARLRVITHQRNAGKGAAIKTAVDNAEGDYMVILDADLEYDPLDIPKLLDPVLDGRATVVYGNRTFGSHSAYSFWYVMGNKGVTMAANVLFNSYIGDLETCFKLMPVALYRSLDIRSRGFGMEAEVTGKLLRQRIRPYEVPISYRARGREEGKKITWKDGVEAIWILGRERTRRRPLGAPTR, from the coding sequence GTGAAGCTCTCGATCCTCATGCCGGTCTACAACGAGGAAGAACGCATCGCGGATGCCCTCAAGCAGGCATTGGCGGTCGACTACCCGTGTGAGATCGAGCTGGTCGTGGTCGACGACGGCAGCCGCGACGGCACCGGTGAGGTCCTCGGTCGGGCCGACGACGCGCGCCTGCGGGTCATCACCCACCAGCGTAACGCCGGCAAGGGTGCCGCCATCAAGACGGCGGTCGACAACGCCGAGGGCGACTACATGGTCATTCTCGACGCCGACCTGGAATACGACCCGCTGGACATCCCGAAGCTGCTCGACCCGGTGCTCGACGGGCGGGCCACGGTGGTCTACGGCAACCGCACCTTCGGCAGCCACAGCGCCTACAGCTTCTGGTATGTGATGGGCAACAAGGGCGTCACGATGGCGGCGAACGTCCTGTTCAACTCCTACATCGGCGACCTGGAGACCTGCTTCAAGCTGATGCCGGTCGCGCTCTACCGCTCGCTCGACATCCGCTCGCGCGGCTTCGGCATGGAGGCCGAGGTCACCGGCAAGCTGCTGCGCCAGCGGATCCGCCCCTACGAGGTCCCGATCAGCTACCGCGCGCGGGGCCGCGAAGAGGGCAAGAAGATCACCTGGAAGGACGGCGTCGAGGCGATCTGGATCCTGGGCCGCGAGCGCACCCGCCGCCGCCCCCTCGGCGCCCCGACCCGCTGA